The genomic window TAAATATTCAGCGAGTAGTACATAAGATTCCTGAAAAGAAGGAAAACAGAATTGGCTCAGGCCGCATCTGATCTTCAGAAGGCAATACAAGATGATTTACAAGAATTAAGAATTAGTCAAGACACAAAAATTAGTCCAGAGCAGTATAGAGAGATTCAAAACTTTAATCCCCCTTGTTAAAATGAAACGCACCGTCTCTATTCCAGTCAAGTTGCCTGATGAAAGATTTTTAAATCTGATGAATCAGTGTGCATCAATATTTAATGCACATATTGACTGGGCAATAGAGAACAAAACGTTTAACAAAAACAAGGCACACAAGGACTTGTACGCCAGACTACGGCTACAGTATCCCAGTGTGCCAACTGGATTGTTGCAAACAGTTAGAGACAACGCATTAGAGGCAATCAAAGCTACTAAATTTAAGCGCGTACCCAGCAAGAAGCCAACATCAGGATTGAGATACGACAAGCGCACTATGACACTGCGCGGATATCAGTTAACCTTATCCTGTATTGGTAAAAGAGTTAAATTAATTTTAGGTATTCCTGATTACTTCAAACAAGTTTTTCAGACTTGGGAATTTTGCGGCGCAACTTTAACTTACTCAAAGCATTCAAAACAGTTTTGGGTTCGACTGGTTTTTGAGTTAGACAACCCTCAGGAAATTAGTGGAGGAATTCAAGGAATTGACCGGGGACTTTACCATCAGGCAGTAACTTCTGATGGACAGTTTTTCTCAAGTTCCCAGATTAGAAATATTCAAAGACGTTACTTATTCAATCGTCGTCAGCTCCAACAAAAAGGCACTCGTAGCGCTAAACGTCGCCAATCAGCAATGTCTGGACGCGAGAAGCGGTTCATGAAGGATGCGAATCATTGTCTAAGTAAAAAGCTAGCTAAACAACCCTCGGTTGCGGTTTTTGTGCTTGAAGATTTGTCCAGCATTCGCACCCAGCGACGCGGCAAGAAAATGAATAAATGGTTGGGTAGTTGGGCTTTCTATCAGCAAGAACAATTCTTAGCTTATAAGGCAGAAGCTTTGGGGAAACGAGTGGTACATCAAGACCCTAGATACACGTCCCAAAAGTGTAATGTTTGTAAGCATATTAAAAGGACAAATCGCCATAAGTCTAGGTTCGAGTGTAAAAACTGTGGACACCAAACTCACGCTGATCTTAATGCTTCTAGAAATGTCCGTGATGATTATATTCTCTCCTCTACCCACGGGACGGAGGAGCAGGGGTCAGTCAATACCCCGTATGTTTCGGGAAATTTTGTTTCCTAGTTACAAGCCCCATCCCCTCGTGGGTGGGGGCAGTTGACATTAAGATGATGACTTGGCTACTTGCTGCGCTGTAAACGAACAAAAACTAGCCAACATAAATTTGTGCAACTGCCAACTGCACCACTCAAGAATAGGATTAAGCAGCTATAGCGATTCTCATTCCCTGCCGATTCGCCTTTGGTGTTCTCGTAGAATAGCCGCTACGCGTCATGAATGCAAGATACAGTAGGTGCGTACTGCTAATCCCAGAATGACTTAAGCTTTAATTCTGTTTTTGGGAAATATTGTATTGTTGTAGAAACTTAATTTTAATTAATTTGGAAGTTGTATCCATGAAACATATGTTTACTAAAACAGCTTTTAGGATAGTGACGACTACTAGTTTAATGTTAGCGATCGCCATAACCACTAACAACCTAGCTGATGCTGCTGAGTTCAACTTTAACTGGAAAGGAGACACCGGTTATTCAGCTAAAGGTTCATTTAACTACGATACAACAACTGCTCCAAGCGTCATTTCTGAAGCAGGTTTAGGGGCTACGAAGAACTTGCAGTCTCTCTCAATTTCCTTCTTTGATCCATTGAATACTTTCATAAATAGTCTCACTCCAGTGGTTAGTGGTGTATCTAACTACAGGTATTTGAGATTCAACTTTGATAGCACTACCCAGCAAATTGGCCCCTTTGATGTTGGCAAGGATAATAGCCTTCCTGGTGACACATGGCTTAATAATAATCTCGCACTCATAGATGAAAACTTTAGTAATCAGGTTCTAGCTAAAGAATTTCATTTGATCAAGAGAGATGCAGCAGGCACAGAGCAAATACTAGATTTAAGTAACAATTCAGTCCAGGTATCCAAAGTCCCCGAAGGAAGCATAATTATAGGTTTACTAGCAGTGTGTAGTTTAGGATTTACCCTCAAGCAGAAAAAAACTAGCACAGCTTGATGTAAATCCAGCTATTATCACAATTAGGGACTGACAAAAAATAAATTATCCAAAATTATTTGTACATTTGTAGGGGCGCAAGGCCTTGCGCCCCTACTACGATGGGATGTTTTTTTAACTGGAAGTCCCTTAACAAGACTTGGGGATTTTGCCCCTTGTCTTAAAGGTAGGTAAACTTCTGATTTTTGCACATAAAGTGAAAAGTCAATCAATTTGGGATTTGGGATTTTAGATTAACCCTATAGCTAAAGGTAGGATTGCTAGAAAAGGAATTTTAGATTTTTCTATAGTTGAAACAACGATGGCTGTGAAACCAGATTTGAATTTTGAATCCTTCAATCCTTCAATCCAAAATTTAAAATCTAAAATCTAAAATTGATCAGTGTTACTTTACAGAGATTAAGGTAAAAAGTCGGAGGCGATCGCTATGTTATCAGTCAGCGATACACAAGCAATTATTTTAAATTTAGTCCAACCGTTGGATCATCAACGGGATACAGAAGTTGTCGATTTATTGGCAGCCGATAGTCGGATTTTGGCAACACCTGTCACCAGTCCGCTAGATTTTCCCCATTGGGATAATTCGGCAATGGATGGCTACGCAGTTCGCTATCAAGATGTACAGCACTCTAACGCCGAACAACCAGCCGTTTTAGAAATTGTTGAAAATATTCCGGCTGGGTATCAGCCCAAGTCTACGATTCAACTAGGGCAAGCCGCGCGGATTTTCACAGGTGCGGTGATCCCAGCAGGTGCGGATACTGTAGTCATGCAAGAGAATACACGTCGCCAGGAAAACCGCGTATTTATTCTGGCTGCACCAAAACCGCAAGAATTTGTCAGATACAAAGCATCTTTTTATCAAGCTGGAACACAACTACTACCAGCAGGAATTAAGTTAAATGCCCCAGAAATTGCCATATTGGCAGCAGCACAATGTCCACAATTAAGTGTTTACCGTCGTCCGCGTGTGGCAATTTTTTCGACTGGTGATGAGCTGATGACAGTTGATAAACAGCTGCAACCAGGGCAAATTGTGGATTCTAATCAGTATACGCTGGCAGCTTTGGTAAAGGAGAGTGGGGCAGAACCGTTAATTTTAGGTATTGTCAAGGATGATCCAGTTGCTCTTGAGAAAGTCATTGCCCACGCCATTGCGATCGCTGATATAGTTCTCTCTTCTGGTGGTGTCTCAGTGGGAGATTATGATTATGTTGACAAAATTCTAGACTCACTAAAAGCAAAAATCCACATTCAAGCTGTGGAGATGAGGCCAGGGAAACCCCTTACCGTCGCCACTTTCCCCAGTAGAGACGCGATTAATCGCGTCTCTACCCACTCAGCCCTCTATTTTGGTTTACCAGGAAACCCTGGGGCTGTATTGGTAACTTTTTGGCGGTTTGTGCTACCAGCAATTAAGAAACTTTCGGGAATTACTGAAGGTTGGGAACCAGTATTTTTGAAAGTGCGATCGCATGATCAGTTGCGATCGGATGGCAAGCGTGAAACTTACCTTTGGGGTAAATTGCATTTAATTGATGGAGTTTACGAATTTCACAAAGCTGGTGGTAGTCACAGTTCCGGCAATTTAATTAATTTAGCTCAAACCAATGCTTTGGCTGTTGTGCCGGTGGGTAAAACATTAATTTCTCCACAAGAAGAGGTGGAAGTTTTGCAGCTTATTAACGGTTAAGTAGGTCAAAATAATAGTTAAAATACCTGATCCAAAGCTTCAATCAAGCTGTTAACTTCCTCAACGGTGTTGTAATGTACCATACTTACCCGGACTATTCCACCTTGCGATGCTAACCCCAGGTATTCAATCAGCCGTTTAGCATAAAAGTCTCCGTAGCGAATTCCAATGTAATGTTGGTCAATTTTTGCCGGAATGATTGAGCTATTGATTCCATCTACTACAAAAGATATAGTTGGTACACGGAATCGGCGATCAGCTTTTGATTGACCAATGACTCGCACATTAGACTTACTGTTGAGGTAGTTTAGGAGGCGATCGCTAATCTTTTCTTCATGGATACTAATTAAATCAAACGCCTGCACCATTTGATTTCTCAAATCAGGTGCAGTTTGATTTCCGTAGTGCAGTTGTGCTAACTCACTTAGATAATCACATAAGCCTAACATTCCATAACTTAATTCAAAATTGACATTCCCTAACTGAAATTTATAAGGTATATCTGTCTGTTCAATAAAATAATGGTTCAAACCAGGCAATCTTAATAAATGTTCTTCTTTCCCATAAAGTAAGGCATGATGTGGCCCATAGACTTTATAAGAACTCAAAGTATAGAAATCAACATCTAAATCTTGGACATCAACTAATCTATGGGGTGCATAAGCTACACCATCTACACAAATCATTGCGTTGCGATCGTGGACAAATGCAGCAATTTCTTTGATCGGGTTGATGGTTCCCAGAACATTAGAAGCATGAGTCAAGGCTACTAGTTTGGTGCGCTCACTCATTAAGAGTTCTAAATCTGCTAAATGAAGTTCTAAGGTGTCTGGGCGAATTTGCCACACTTTAACCTTCATTCCTTGTTTTTCAAGAGCAACCCAAGCACCAATATTGGACTCATGGTCACAATTAGTAACAATAATTTCATCACCAGGCGTGAAAGTTTGACCCAGAGAAATTGAGAGAACTTTCAACATCATTGTAGTAGATGGGCCCATGACCACTTCTTTAAAAGAATTGGCGTTAATCAAAGTAGCCA from Nostoc sp. UHCC 0926 includes these protein-coding regions:
- a CDS encoding PEP-CTERM sorting domain-containing protein (PEP-CTERM proteins occur, often in large numbers, in the proteomes of bacteria that also encode an exosortase, a predicted intramembrane cysteine proteinase. The presence of a PEP-CTERM domain at a protein's C-terminus predicts cleavage within the sorting domain, followed by covalent anchoring to some some component of the (usually Gram-negative) cell surface. Many PEP-CTERM proteins exhibit an unusual sequence composition that includes large numbers of potential glycosylation sites. Expression of one such protein has been shown restore the ability of a bacterium to form floc, a type of biofilm.): MKHMFTKTAFRIVTTTSLMLAIAITTNNLADAAEFNFNWKGDTGYSAKGSFNYDTTTAPSVISEAGLGATKNLQSLSISFFDPLNTFINSLTPVVSGVSNYRYLRFNFDSTTQQIGPFDVGKDNSLPGDTWLNNNLALIDENFSNQVLAKEFHLIKRDAAGTEQILDLSNNSVQVSKVPEGSIIIGLLAVCSLGFTLKQKKTSTA
- a CDS encoding cysteine desulfurase-like protein — its product is MLLNLDKVRQYFPALAGEWTFFDNAGGSQTLKKVVDRISEFLLSSDVQLGASYAVSELAGERLALATKGMATLINANSFKEVVMGPSTTMMLKVLSISLGQTFTPGDEIIVTNCDHESNIGAWVALEKQGMKVKVWQIRPDTLELHLADLELLMSERTKLVALTHASNVLGTINPIKEIAAFVHDRNAMICVDGVAYAPHRLVDVQDLDVDFYTLSSYKVYGPHHALLYGKEEHLLRLPGLNHYFIEQTDIPYKFQLGNVNFELSYGMLGLCDYLSELAQLHYGNQTAPDLRNQMVQAFDLISIHEEKISDRLLNYLNSKSNVRVIGQSKADRRFRVPTISFVVDGINSSIIPAKIDQHYIGIRYGDFYAKRLIEYLGLASQGGIVRVSMVHYNTVEEVNSLIEALDQVF
- a CDS encoding molybdopterin molybdotransferase MoeA, coding for MLSVSDTQAIILNLVQPLDHQRDTEVVDLLAADSRILATPVTSPLDFPHWDNSAMDGYAVRYQDVQHSNAEQPAVLEIVENIPAGYQPKSTIQLGQAARIFTGAVIPAGADTVVMQENTRRQENRVFILAAPKPQEFVRYKASFYQAGTQLLPAGIKLNAPEIAILAAAQCPQLSVYRRPRVAIFSTGDELMTVDKQLQPGQIVDSNQYTLAALVKESGAEPLILGIVKDDPVALEKVIAHAIAIADIVLSSGGVSVGDYDYVDKILDSLKAKIHIQAVEMRPGKPLTVATFPSRDAINRVSTHSALYFGLPGNPGAVLVTFWRFVLPAIKKLSGITEGWEPVFLKVRSHDQLRSDGKRETYLWGKLHLIDGVYEFHKAGGSHSSGNLINLAQTNALAVVPVGKTLISPQEEVEVLQLING
- a CDS encoding RNA-guided endonuclease InsQ/TnpB family protein → MKRTVSIPVKLPDERFLNLMNQCASIFNAHIDWAIENKTFNKNKAHKDLYARLRLQYPSVPTGLLQTVRDNALEAIKATKFKRVPSKKPTSGLRYDKRTMTLRGYQLTLSCIGKRVKLILGIPDYFKQVFQTWEFCGATLTYSKHSKQFWVRLVFELDNPQEISGGIQGIDRGLYHQAVTSDGQFFSSSQIRNIQRRYLFNRRQLQQKGTRSAKRRQSAMSGREKRFMKDANHCLSKKLAKQPSVAVFVLEDLSSIRTQRRGKKMNKWLGSWAFYQQEQFLAYKAEALGKRVVHQDPRYTSQKCNVCKHIKRTNRHKSRFECKNCGHQTHADLNASRNVRDDYILSSTHGTEEQGSVNTPYVSGNFVS